The proteins below come from a single Oscillatoria sp. FACHB-1407 genomic window:
- a CDS encoding hybrid sensor histidine kinase/response regulator, with amino-acid sequence MPSDVNVNILLVDDHPENLVALEAILNGLGNLVMAHSGSEALKYLLNQEFAVILLDVQMPGIDGFETASLIRQRQRSSHTPIIFLTAFSTSDIMMFKGYSLGAVDYLLKPIDPVVLTSKVSVFVDLYKKNAEIQWQADRMAAMNLELQQSEERFRRLSACSPVGIFLADLERGCFYTNPRCQSICGFTFEESLGDGWIDFIYPDDRDRAVRKWFNYIRANAHTEFLDEYRYQNKDGTIRWTTMRASPMFSDNGALMGHVGTIEDITERKQAEATRAQMIQEQAARQEAERANRMKDEFLAVLSHELRTPLNAILGWSKLLLTRDLDPGMMERALDTIERNAKSQAKLVEDILDVSLIVQGKLRLNPCQISLVTLVESTLETFQPIALEKQIQLELILPEGITSELAHTNPDAVSAMRVYGDPERLRQVIRNLLTNAIKFTPEEGLVEVKLSVVERDGQPSMVNGQPSMVNGQPSMVNGQSSVAQIQVRDTGIGIAPDFLPYVFDRFRQADSTTTRSYSGLGLGLAIVDHIVKLHNGDIRVESEGTGKGATFTVTLPLAQSSATPCEGFDKQMENQQVEQQLIMENQLHSVKSQHLEVVNQDACVEEQTELSSWA; translated from the coding sequence ATGCCATCAGACGTTAACGTTAACATTTTGCTAGTCGATGACCATCCCGAAAACTTGGTGGCTTTAGAGGCCATCTTGAACGGGTTAGGTAATCTGGTCATGGCGCATTCAGGGTCAGAGGCACTCAAATATCTGTTAAATCAGGAATTTGCCGTCATTTTATTGGATGTGCAAATGCCCGGAATCGACGGATTTGAGACGGCTTCCCTGATTCGCCAACGACAGCGATCGAGCCATACTCCCATTATTTTCCTGACTGCCTTTAGCACCAGCGACATCATGATGTTTAAGGGCTATTCGTTGGGTGCAGTTGACTACCTGTTGAAACCGATCGACCCGGTGGTGCTGACCTCTAAAGTGTCTGTTTTTGTGGATCTCTACAAGAAAAATGCTGAGATTCAGTGGCAGGCAGACCGAATGGCAGCGATGAATCTGGAGTTGCAACAGAGCGAAGAACGGTTTCGTCGCCTCAGTGCTTGCTCTCCTGTAGGCATCTTTTTAGCTGATCTGGAACGGGGTTGCTTCTACACAAATCCGCGCTGCCAAAGCATCTGTGGGTTCACATTTGAGGAGAGTTTGGGTGACGGATGGATTGATTTTATCTATCCCGACGATCGCGATCGCGCTGTTCGCAAGTGGTTCAACTACATCCGTGCCAACGCTCACACTGAGTTTTTGGATGAATATCGCTATCAAAACAAAGATGGCACTATTCGTTGGACAACTATGCGAGCATCCCCTATGTTTTCCGATAACGGTGCTTTGATGGGGCATGTCGGCACGATCGAAGACATCACCGAGCGCAAACAAGCAGAAGCTACGCGGGCGCAGATGATTCAGGAGCAAGCAGCCCGTCAGGAGGCAGAACGCGCCAATCGCATGAAAGACGAGTTCTTAGCCGTGTTGTCTCACGAGTTGCGAACTCCCTTAAATGCCATTTTGGGGTGGTCAAAGTTGTTGTTAACCCGCGATCTAGATCCCGGCATGATGGAGCGTGCGCTGGACACCATCGAGCGCAATGCCAAATCTCAAGCCAAGTTAGTAGAGGACATTCTAGATGTCTCGCTGATTGTGCAGGGCAAATTGCGGCTTAACCCCTGTCAGATTAGCCTTGTCACCTTGGTTGAAAGCACGTTAGAAACTTTTCAGCCGATCGCCCTGGAGAAGCAGATTCAACTGGAGTTGATTCTCCCTGAAGGCATCACGTCAGAGTTGGCTCATACCAACCCTGACGCTGTCTCGGCGATGAGGGTGTATGGCGACCCAGAACGCTTGCGACAAGTCATTCGTAATCTGCTCACAAACGCTATCAAATTTACCCCAGAGGAGGGGTTAGTTGAGGTTAAATTGTCGGTTGTTGAGAGGGATGGTCAACCGTCAATGGTCAATGGTCAACCGTCAATGGTCAATGGTCAACCGTCAATGGTCAATGGTCAATCGTCAGTCGCTCAAATTCAAGTGAGGGACACAGGCATTGGTATTGCTCCTGACTTCTTGCCCTATGTGTTCGATCGCTTTCGTCAAGCCGATAGCACGACAACCCGCTCCTACAGTGGGTTAGGGCTGGGGTTGGCGATCGTCGATCACATTGTCAAATTGCATAACGGCGACATTCGGGTAGAGAGTGAAGGTACGGGCAAAGGAGCGACATTCACAGTGACGTTGCCTCTGGCTCAGTCAAGCGCAACCCCTTGTGAGGGATTTGACAAGCAGATGGAGAACCAACAGGTTGAGCAGCAACTCATCATGGAAAATCAGCTTCACAGCGTCAAGTCTCAACACCTTGAGGTAGTTAATCAGGATGCGTGTGTCGAGGAGCAAACCGAGTTAAGTAGCTGGGCTTGA